One window of the Betaproteobacteria bacterium genome contains the following:
- the rpoH gene encoding RNA polymerase sigma factor RpoH — MNTATMTMNLPVLSVGSIENYISTVNRIPLLTPEREHELGVALATRGDLSAASEMVMSHLRLVVSIARNYTGYGLPHADLIQEGNIGLMKAVKRFDPDRGVRLVSFAVHWIKAEIHEYILKNWRIVKVATTKAQRKLFFNLRSMKPNFGTLSPKEVKEVARVLNVKETDVTEMEKRLSGQEISLEPGNDDEESNWVSPIAYLQDATVDPSEQLVVMQKQAAATDGMHAALESLDDRSRRIIQTRWLNEGEEKTLHELADEFGVSAERIRQIEAKAMQKMKLALKDYDTLR, encoded by the coding sequence ATGAACACTGCAACAATGACGATGAATTTGCCCGTGCTTTCGGTCGGAAGTATTGAGAACTACATTTCCACCGTCAATCGCATTCCCCTGCTCACGCCGGAACGCGAGCATGAGCTCGGCGTCGCGCTGGCAACGCGCGGGGATTTATCGGCTGCCTCCGAGATGGTGATGTCGCATTTGCGCCTGGTCGTTTCCATCGCACGCAATTACACCGGCTACGGCTTGCCGCACGCGGACCTGATCCAGGAAGGCAACATCGGGCTGATGAAGGCCGTGAAGCGCTTCGACCCGGATCGCGGCGTGCGCCTGGTGTCGTTCGCGGTGCACTGGATCAAGGCTGAAATTCACGAGTACATTCTGAAAAACTGGCGCATCGTGAAAGTAGCGACCACCAAAGCGCAACGCAAACTGTTTTTCAACCTGCGCAGCATGAAGCCCAATTTCGGCACGCTTTCGCCGAAAGAGGTCAAGGAAGTCGCGCGGGTGCTGAACGTGAAAGAGACCGACGTCACCGAGATGGAAAAACGTTTGTCCGGTCAGGAAATTTCACTTGAACCTGGCAACGATGATGAAGAAAGCAACTGGGTCAGCCCGATTGCGTATCTTCAGGATGCCACCGTTGATCCTTCCGAACAGCTCGTGGTAATGCAAAAGCAGGCTGCCGCGACCGATGGCATGCATGCCGCACTGGAAAGTCTCGATGATCGCAGCCGTCGGATCATCCAGACACGCTGGCTCAATGAGGGTGAAGAGAAGACATTGCACGAACTCGCCGACGAATTCGGTGTTTCCGCCGAGCGTATCCGTCAAATTGAAGCAAAGGCGATGCAAAAGATGAAGCTCGCGTTGAAGGACTACGACACGCTCCGCTGA
- a CDS encoding ABC transporter permease, translating into MNAWIIAHAHACERAVKRLISHPIGTLLSVFVIAIAITLPLGLYTVFTNVTAAASRVNTDPNVNVYLVLGATEANARDVEQRLRAGPNVRSVRFISRDAALAEMKRIASFAELLTNLETNPLPHAFSIQPKSSEPEALAEMRREISVMPKVEHVVMDFEWAQKLKRFASFAERLMMLLGLILALAVVFVTGNTIRLQILTQKDEIEVSQLIGATRRFIRRPFLYFGALQGLFAGLVAVAVVMGFIVWAGTEVHALTASYGSEFALQSPTLEQATGVVLMSAAMGWLGSFLSVWLYLRRTRR; encoded by the coding sequence ATGAACGCCTGGATCATCGCGCATGCGCATGCCTGCGAACGCGCCGTGAAGCGCTTGATTTCGCATCCGATCGGCACCCTGTTGTCGGTATTCGTCATCGCCATTGCCATCACGCTGCCGCTGGGCCTGTACACCGTATTCACCAATGTCACCGCCGCCGCCAGCCGCGTCAACACCGACCCCAATGTGAATGTCTATCTTGTCCTTGGGGCCACGGAAGCCAACGCGCGCGACGTGGAACAACGGCTCCGAGCTGGCCCAAACGTGCGTTCCGTCCGCTTTATCTCGCGGGACGCCGCGCTGGCGGAAATGAAACGCATTGCCAGTTTTGCCGAGCTGCTCACCAATCTCGAAACCAATCCGTTGCCGCACGCGTTCAGCATCCAGCCAAAGTCCAGCGAGCCGGAAGCGCTGGCGGAAATGCGGCGCGAGATATCCGTCATGCCCAAGGTCGAGCACGTCGTGATGGATTTCGAGTGGGCGCAAAAACTGAAACGCTTTGCCTCGTTCGCCGAACGGCTGATGATGTTGCTCGGATTGATACTTGCCCTGGCGGTCGTTTTTGTAACGGGCAATACCATTCGCCTTCAGATACTCACCCAAAAAGATGAGATCGAAGTCAGCCAGTTGATCGGTGCGACGCGTCGATTTATCCGGCGTCCATTTCTCTACTTTGGCGCGCTGCAAGGCCTGTTCGCGGGATTGGTGGCGGTCGCGGTTGTGATGGGTTTCATCGTGTGGGCGGGCACTGAGGTGCACGCCCTGACGGCATCGTACGGCTCCGAATTCGCGCTACAGTCACCCACGCTCGAGCAGGCCACGGGCGTCGTCCTGATGTCGGCGGCAATGGGTTGGCTGGGCTCATTTCTCTCGGTGTGGCTGTATTTGCGCCGAACGCGCCGCTAG
- a CDS encoding nuclear transport factor 2 family protein, producing the protein MTIDTLSTWHELVESRNAKGLTTLLADDVVFHSPVVHTPQVGKAITVQYLSAAFHVFFNESFKYIREVVGPADAVLEFQVEIDGITVNGVDMLKWDGDGRIVDFKVLIRPLKAINLIHQKMAAMLQARQ; encoded by the coding sequence ATGACAATCGACACACTTTCCACTTGGCATGAGCTGGTGGAATCACGAAACGCGAAGGGCCTCACCACGCTGCTCGCTGACGATGTCGTCTTCCACTCGCCCGTCGTCCATACGCCGCAGGTCGGAAAGGCAATCACCGTTCAGTACCTTTCTGCCGCGTTCCACGTGTTTTTCAACGAGTCCTTCAAGTACATCAGAGAAGTTGTCGGTCCTGCCGATGCCGTGCTGGAGTTCCAGGTAGAAATTGATGGCATCACCGTCAACGGTGTTGACATGCTCAAGTGGGACGGCGACGGAAGAATCGTTGATTTCAAGGTGCTGATTCGGCCACTCAAGGCAATTAATTTGATCCATCAAAAGATGGCGGCAATGCTTCAAGCCAGGCAGTGA
- the rsmD gene encoding 16S rRNA (guanine(966)-N(2))-methyltransferase RsmD, producing the protein MTLHFKPSHGRKPDKRKPNDANRIRIIGGEWRSRVIEFPDAEGLRPTANRVRETLFNWLGQTLHGKRCLDLFSGSGALGFEAASRGASEVVMVENNRVAILALKKNQEKLGALQCHVIPQGASEFLARNQGKFDIVFLDPPFDSGLMAALLGKLEVHLSERAVVYAEWGESIAGVLSAIPACTWQLVKHGKAGAVHFGLLSIVKGAP; encoded by the coding sequence ATGACTCTGCATTTTAAGCCAAGCCATGGGCGCAAACCGGACAAGCGCAAGCCGAATGATGCGAACCGTATTCGCATTATTGGCGGTGAGTGGCGCAGTCGCGTGATCGAATTTCCCGACGCCGAAGGTTTGCGCCCGACGGCGAACCGGGTGCGCGAAACGCTTTTCAACTGGCTGGGCCAGACACTGCACGGCAAGCGTTGTCTCGATCTTTTCTCCGGCAGTGGTGCGCTCGGTTTTGAGGCGGCCTCACGAGGCGCTTCCGAGGTGGTAATGGTTGAGAACAATCGCGTCGCAATACTGGCGCTGAAAAAAAACCAGGAGAAGCTGGGTGCGTTGCAGTGCCATGTAATTCCGCAAGGCGCATCGGAATTCCTGGCGAGGAATCAGGGGAAGTTCGACATCGTTTTCCTGGATCCCCCATTTGATTCCGGCCTGATGGCGGCCTTGCTGGGAAAGCTTGAAGTGCATCTTTCCGAACGGGCAGTCGTTTATGCGGAATGGGGCGAGTCGATCGCGGGCGTGCTATCGGCCATCCCGGCCTGCACATGGCAACTCGTCAAACACGGCAAAGCCGGTGCTGTACACTTTGGTTTACTGTCCATCGTCAAAGGCGCCCCATGA
- the mutM gene encoding bifunctional DNA-formamidopyrimidine glycosylase/DNA-(apurinic or apyrimidinic site) lyase translates to MPELPEVETTRLGLLPYVLGQRISRVVVRDRRLRWPVPADFARRLKGCTVQDVLRRGKYLIWDCGSGYVLSHLSMSGSLRVVAALQLPEKHDHVDFNFDSGIAIRYTDPRRFGAMIWIPGRNVTHPLLDSLGPEPLAPEFNATQLWSAARGRSVSIKEFIMNSHVVVGVGNIYASESLFLAGIHPRRAAGKISMARAERLVDAVKQTLAKAIRAGGSSLRDYVQANGELGYFQVNAFVYDREGQPCRICKTPIRAIRQGQRSTYYCPACQT, encoded by the coding sequence ATGCCAGAACTGCCAGAAGTCGAAACCACCCGTCTCGGCCTGCTCCCTTATGTGCTGGGCCAGCGAATTTCCAGGGTTGTTGTCCGCGACCGGCGGCTGCGCTGGCCGGTGCCGGCCGACTTTGCCAGACGGCTCAAGGGATGCACGGTGCAGGACGTCTTGCGACGCGGCAAATATCTCATTTGGGATTGCGGATCCGGTTACGTGCTGAGTCACCTGAGCATGTCTGGCTCATTGCGAGTGGTGGCAGCGCTTCAATTGCCTGAAAAACACGATCACGTCGACTTCAACTTCGACAGCGGAATCGCAATCCGCTATACCGACCCGCGGCGTTTTGGTGCAATGATTTGGATTCCTGGCAGAAATGTCACACACCCTCTGCTGGACTCGCTGGGGCCCGAACCGCTTGCACCAGAGTTCAACGCAACCCAACTGTGGAGTGCTGCGCGTGGTCGCTCGGTAAGCATCAAGGAATTCATTATGAATAGTCACGTTGTCGTCGGCGTCGGCAATATTTATGCTTCCGAATCGCTTTTCCTCGCCGGCATTCACCCCAGACGCGCGGCGGGAAAGATTTCAATGGCTCGCGCAGAACGACTTGTTGATGCCGTCAAGCAGACTCTTGCCAAAGCGATCCGCGCGGGTGGCTCCTCCTTGCGCGACTATGTGCAGGCCAACGGGGAGCTAGGTTACTTTCAGGTCAACGCATTTGTGTACGACCGCGAGGGACAGCCGTGCCGCATATGCAAGACGCCAATACGCGCGATTCGCCAAGGGCAGCGTTCGACCTATTATTGCCCCGCCTGTCAGACGTAG
- a CDS encoding acyl-CoA dehydrogenase — translation MILLNPQHLARHYPDQRSREIMEKTVAFFEKRGLTKLKADFHAATWYDDFLNFVKDERIFASMMTPAEQGAEGEQAVWDTWRVCGFAEILGFYGLPYWYAYQVSVLGIGPIWMSKNKVAQAKAKRLLDEGNIFAFGLSEKEHGADIYSSDMIVTPVGDGTYTATGGKYYIGNGNKARMVSTFGKMAGSGEYVFFVADSQHPKYELIKNVVHSQNYVAEYRLNAYPLGEDDILHRGDDAWNAALNTVNLGKYNLGWASIGICTHAFYEAFDHAANRRLYNMTVTDFPHVRQLFTDAYARLVAMKLFALRAADYMKSASAEDRRYLLFNPIVKMKVTTQGEEVINLLWDVIAAKGFEKDQYFAMAAVEIRGLPKLEGTVHVNMALIIKFMANYFFSPAAYPEIPKRDDGANDSFMFDQGPTKGLGGIKFHDYRIAYDSVELANLTVFKEQIALFKEMSMQAPPTKEQAKDIDFLLTAGEMFTLVVYGQLILENAKIYGVESELLDQIFDFMVRDFSKFALQLYSKPSSTEAQMAHCMKMIKKPVVNNARYEKVWSAHVGKMKAQYKMPD, via the coding sequence ATGATTCTTCTCAATCCACAACACCTCGCTCGCCATTATCCCGATCAACGCTCCCGCGAAATCATGGAGAAAACCGTCGCGTTCTTTGAAAAACGCGGGCTGACCAAATTAAAGGCGGATTTTCATGCCGCCACCTGGTACGACGATTTCCTGAATTTCGTGAAGGACGAACGCATCTTCGCCTCAATGATGACGCCCGCCGAGCAAGGCGCTGAGGGTGAACAGGCCGTGTGGGATACGTGGCGGGTATGTGGCTTTGCCGAGATTCTGGGGTTCTACGGGCTTCCCTACTGGTATGCGTATCAGGTCTCGGTGCTCGGCATTGGCCCGATCTGGATGAGCAAGAACAAGGTCGCGCAGGCAAAGGCCAAGCGATTGCTCGACGAAGGCAATATCTTTGCCTTTGGCCTTTCCGAAAAAGAACATGGCGCCGATATCTATTCCTCCGACATGATTGTCACGCCGGTCGGCGACGGCACCTATACCGCCACGGGCGGCAAGTATTACATCGGCAACGGCAACAAGGCCCGCATGGTTTCTACATTCGGCAAGATGGCCGGTAGCGGCGAGTATGTTTTCTTCGTCGCCGATTCGCAGCACCCGAAGTATGAGCTCATCAAAAACGTCGTCCATAGCCAGAACTACGTCGCCGAGTACCGCTTGAATGCGTATCCCTTGGGCGAAGATGACATCCTGCACCGCGGTGACGACGCCTGGAACGCCGCGCTCAACACGGTCAATCTGGGCAAGTACAACCTGGGCTGGGCCTCCATCGGGATCTGTACGCACGCCTTCTATGAGGCCTTCGATCACGCCGCCAATCGCCGCTTGTACAACATGACAGTGACCGATTTTCCCCACGTGCGGCAACTTTTTACCGATGCCTATGCGCGCCTTGTCGCCATGAAGCTGTTCGCGTTGCGGGCAGCCGATTACATGAAATCCGCCTCGGCGGAAGACCGGCGCTACCTGCTGTTCAATCCGATCGTCAAAATGAAAGTCACCACGCAGGGCGAGGAAGTCATCAATCTTCTCTGGGATGTCATCGCCGCCAAAGGGTTCGAGAAAGACCAGTACTTTGCGATGGCCGCCGTTGAAATACGCGGCCTGCCCAAGCTCGAAGGCACGGTGCACGTCAACATGGCCCTGATCATCAAGTTCATGGCGAACTATTTCTTTTCCCCTGCCGCGTATCCGGAAATACCGAAACGCGACGATGGCGCAAACGACAGCTTCATGTTTGATCAAGGTCCCACAAAGGGGCTGGGCGGCATCAAGTTCCACGATTACCGGATCGCGTATGACAGCGTTGAATTGGCCAATCTGACCGTCTTCAAGGAACAGATCGCGCTGTTCAAGGAAATGTCGATGCAGGCGCCACCGACAAAGGAACAGGCCAAGGACATCGACTTCCTGCTCACCGCAGGCGAAATGTTCACGCTCGTCGTATATGGCCAGCTGATCCTGGAAAACGCGAAAATTTATGGCGTCGAAAGTGAGTTGCTCGACCAGATATTCGATTTCATGGTGCGCGACTTTTCCAAGTTCGCCTTGCAGCTTTACTCGAAGCCCAGCAGCACCGAGGCGCAGATGGCGCACTGCATGAAGATGATCAAGAAGCCCGTCGTCAACAACGCGCGCTACGAAAAGGTATGGTCCGCGCATGTCGGCAAGATGAAAGCGCAATACAAGATGCCCGATTAG
- a CDS encoding ATP-binding cassette domain-containing protein — MISFSNTVKRYPNGFEALKGISLTIEKGEMVAVTGRSGAGKSTLLKLVAGIEYASQGSVMVNGQNVSQLRDAGLAVMRRSLGLVFQDHKLLFDRSVFENVALPLSIAAFPRVEIGKRVRAALDKVSLLNREKSNPITLSGGEQQRLCIARAIVNRPSILIADEPTGNLDHDYAETIIDLFKSFNQVGVTVLLSTHDELGLARLDCRRILLDAGKLAS, encoded by the coding sequence ATGATTTCTTTTTCGAACACGGTCAAGCGCTATCCGAACGGGTTTGAGGCCCTGAAGGGAATTTCACTCACGATCGAAAAAGGCGAAATGGTCGCCGTGACCGGCCGCTCAGGCGCGGGAAAATCCACATTGCTGAAACTGGTGGCGGGGATTGAATACGCATCGCAGGGAAGCGTGATGGTGAACGGCCAGAATGTCAGCCAACTGCGGGATGCCGGACTTGCCGTCATGCGTCGAAGCCTTGGCCTGGTATTCCAGGATCACAAATTGTTGTTCGACCGCAGCGTGTTTGAAAACGTCGCGCTGCCGCTTTCCATCGCCGCATTTCCGCGCGTCGAGATTGGCAAGCGGGTGCGCGCGGCACTGGACAAAGTGAGCCTGCTCAATCGCGAAAAATCCAATCCGATCACACTTTCCGGCGGCGAACAACAGCGTCTGTGTATTGCCCGCGCCATCGTCAACCGGCCCTCAATCCTGATTGCCGATGAACCGACCGGCAACCTTGATCATGACTATGCGGAAACCATCATCGATCTTTTCAAGTCATTCAATCAGGTCGGCGTCACCGTGTTGCTTTCAACGCACGATGAACTTGGGCTCGCGCGACTCGATTGCCGGCGCATCTTGCTGGATGCGGGAAAGCTGGCGTCATGA
- a CDS encoding dynamin family protein, with amino-acid sequence MHAITERLAELQSWRARLSSQIVAVTDFLRMHDFLTQDTEAALSGALAQVASQKVTVAFIAEVARGKSELINSLFFTDLGRQLLPSGPGKGTRCVTELRFDRDMQTSVRLLPIETRESPKRFDDLLKDNDLWHSVPFDADSPDSTARALAALSETKRISLSDAVAWGLHGEGVAVPAGDNNATLVDVPRWRHAIINYPHPLLDAGLVIIDTPGLAALISEPELARQRVPSADALILVLDVTAGVTKPDLEIWRDHLGNARHFRDREKEGSTQLRIIVLNKIDELRIDETLGPVEANHARLLELDHRVRDVADLLRIDPIRVIPVSARLALHGKLANDTDMAIRSRLYQLERGLATNLPRDRQVGMYSDIVAMLSAALETAQETLDSDRFETLENLQNLSLLREKNEKLAASVSSQTNLKHDHLEAAMRELKSIKSVHSMLAENLSTIVDVTSAKLDAASTRRALVSNVSPGKTYDIIKQYFSVTRAKLVALESKIDEVRSLYSRIGERMRQDFHLMLYDVHPFATQRFYSELQKAQDKAEAEFTKTSNLLLRRGSALAEQFDELIASRVLHIFEIASRESATWVRGLYVSVERPLEALKNQTLGHSANVEKFKSAELDLAERIAEIQAHLDVAKRKHAALADARAGLERFTGKSRAQDAADQKG; translated from the coding sequence ATGCACGCCATCACTGAAAGACTTGCCGAATTGCAGTCGTGGCGGGCGCGGCTTTCATCCCAAATCGTCGCCGTGACCGATTTCCTGCGCATGCATGACTTTCTGACGCAGGACACGGAGGCGGCATTGAGCGGTGCACTCGCGCAAGTTGCCAGTCAGAAAGTGACCGTCGCGTTTATCGCCGAAGTTGCGCGAGGAAAATCCGAGTTAATCAATAGCCTTTTCTTCACCGACCTCGGGCGCCAGCTCCTGCCTTCGGGACCCGGCAAAGGAACGCGCTGCGTAACGGAGCTGCGATTTGATCGCGACATGCAAACCAGCGTGAGGCTGCTACCCATCGAGACCCGCGAAAGTCCCAAGCGCTTTGACGACCTGCTAAAAGACAATGACCTGTGGCACTCGGTCCCTTTCGATGCGGACAGTCCGGATTCGACCGCGCGGGCGTTAGCGGCGCTGTCGGAAACCAAGCGTATTTCCCTGTCGGACGCGGTTGCGTGGGGCCTGCACGGCGAAGGCGTCGCGGTTCCCGCCGGGGACAACAACGCGACCCTGGTGGATGTCCCACGGTGGCGCCATGCGATCATCAATTACCCACACCCGTTGCTCGATGCCGGCCTGGTGATCATCGATACGCCGGGTCTTGCGGCACTCATTTCGGAGCCGGAGCTGGCTCGCCAGCGCGTCCCCAGCGCCGATGCGCTGATTCTTGTACTGGACGTTACTGCGGGTGTGACGAAGCCTGACCTCGAAATCTGGCGCGATCACCTTGGCAATGCGCGCCATTTTCGCGATCGCGAAAAGGAAGGGTCAACACAATTGCGGATTATTGTCCTGAACAAGATCGACGAGCTCAGGATTGACGAAACCCTTGGACCGGTTGAGGCCAACCATGCCCGGCTGCTCGAACTCGATCACCGCGTTCGCGATGTGGCGGACCTGCTGCGCATCGATCCAATTCGCGTCATTCCTGTTTCCGCGCGCCTGGCGCTTCATGGAAAGCTCGCCAACGATACCGACATGGCCATCCGCAGTCGTCTGTATCAACTTGAGCGTGGTCTGGCAACGAATCTGCCCAGGGACCGTCAGGTGGGAATGTATTCCGATATCGTGGCCATGCTTTCGGCTGCGCTCGAAACAGCGCAGGAAACGCTCGACAGTGATCGTTTCGAGACGCTCGAGAACCTGCAAAACCTTTCCCTCCTGCGCGAAAAGAATGAAAAGCTTGCGGCGTCGGTCAGTTCACAAACGAATTTGAAACACGACCACCTTGAAGCGGCAATGCGCGAACTGAAGAGCATCAAGAGTGTGCATTCGATGCTGGCGGAAAATTTGTCGACGATTGTCGACGTGACGTCCGCCAAGCTGGACGCAGCCAGCACGCGGCGGGCACTTGTATCAAATGTGTCGCCTGGCAAAACGTACGACATTATCAAGCAGTACTTCTCCGTCACCCGCGCAAAGCTGGTTGCGCTGGAATCCAAGATCGATGAAGTTCGCAGTCTGTACAGTCGAATTGGCGAGCGCATGCGCCAGGATTTTCATTTGATGCTTTATGACGTTCATCCTTTTGCCACCCAGCGCTTCTACTCTGAATTGCAGAAGGCGCAGGACAAGGCGGAGGCCGAGTTCACCAAGACCAGCAATCTCCTTCTGCGACGTGGCAGCGCTCTCGCCGAGCAGTTCGATGAACTGATCGCTAGCCGCGTGTTGCACATATTCGAGATCGCCAGCCGCGAATCCGCGACATGGGTGCGCGGCTTGTATGTTTCGGTCGAAAGGCCCCTGGAAGCGCTAAAGAATCAGACCCTTGGGCACTCGGCAAATGTGGAAAAATTCAAGTCGGCGGAACTCGATCTGGCCGAAAGGATTGCCGAGATCCAGGCACATCTCGACGTCGCAAAACGCAAGCACGCTGCACTGGCCGACGCCCGCGCGGGACTTGAGCGTTTCACGGGAAAAAGCCGTGCCCAGGACGCGGCGGACCAAAAGGGTTAA
- the coaD gene encoding pantetheine-phosphate adenylyltransferase: MIRAVYPGTFDPLTNGHEDLVARAAKIFGEVVVGVAHSPGKRPFFTLEERVGLAREILAHYPNVRVMGFSGLLSEFLKNQDASVILRGLRAVSDFEYEFQMAGMNRRLLPGVETMFLTPSDKYMFISATIVREIATLGGDVSEFVHPLTARALQGKVGN, translated from the coding sequence ATGATCAGAGCGGTTTATCCCGGAACGTTCGACCCCCTCACCAACGGACATGAGGATCTGGTTGCGCGTGCGGCCAAGATATTTGGTGAAGTGGTCGTCGGTGTCGCCCACAGCCCGGGGAAGCGGCCTTTTTTCACATTGGAGGAGCGGGTTGGCCTTGCAAGGGAAATACTCGCCCATTATCCAAACGTGCGTGTGATGGGCTTTTCAGGATTGCTATCAGAGTTTCTGAAAAACCAGGATGCGAGCGTTATTTTGCGCGGACTTCGCGCGGTCTCTGATTTCGAGTACGAGTTTCAAATGGCCGGCATGAACCGGCGGCTGCTACCCGGTGTCGAAACCATGTTCCTGACACCGTCCGACAAATACATGTTCATCTCAGCGACCATCGTCCGCGAAATCGCGACGCTGGGTGGTGATGTGAGTGAATTTGTGCACCCGCTGACCGCCAGGGCGCTGCAAGGCAAGGTCGGGAATTAG
- a CDS encoding glycerol-3-phosphate acyltransferase → MLGRPWFVFVFALDVAKGWGPVFIVDRALGSGGDTLLILFVGASAVLGHVFTCFHRFRGGKAVATSLGVLIALLPLVAAISFALWLVVLVAQWAVPGRSRSDSVGPASVVAAVAAPIIHLGVAESPWDSPALPFTVFVFLLSILVVLKHRSNIAKLLGRT, encoded by the coding sequence GTGCTAGGCCGCCCATGGTTCGTTTTCGTTTTCGCCCTCGACGTGGCAAAGGGATGGGGGCCCGTGTTTATTGTTGATCGGGCGCTTGGCTCCGGCGGCGACACGTTACTTATTTTGTTCGTCGGTGCGTCGGCGGTTCTCGGCCACGTATTCACTTGCTTCCACCGGTTTAGGGGCGGTAAGGCAGTGGCGACATCACTTGGTGTGCTGATCGCATTATTGCCATTGGTTGCTGCCATCAGCTTTGCGCTCTGGCTGGTAGTTTTGGTGGCTCAGTGGGCCGTGCCTGGCCGTAGCCGCAGCGATTCTGTCGGTCCGGCCTCAGTGGTCGCCGCTGTCGCAGCGCCCATCATCCACCTTGGGGTCGCCGAGAGTCCGTGGGACAGTCCAGCGCTGCCGTTCACGGTCTTCGTCTTTCTTCTCTCGATATTGGTCGTGCTAAAGCATCGAAGCAATATCGCCAAGCTGCTCGGGCGGACTTAG
- a CDS encoding YfhL family 4Fe-4S dicluster ferredoxin, whose translation MALKITDQCINCDVCEPECPNEAISQGTEIYEIDPLKCTECVGHFDTPQCREVCPVDCIPLDADHVETKDQLLAKFIKLTQQKAA comes from the coding sequence GTGGCGCTAAAGATCACTGACCAGTGCATCAATTGCGATGTATGCGAGCCGGAGTGTCCAAACGAGGCCATTTCGCAGGGCACCGAGATCTATGAAATTGATCCCCTGAAATGTACCGAATGCGTCGGACATTTCGATACACCGCAGTGCCGTGAAGTGTGCCCGGTGGATTGCATTCCGCTGGATGCCGATCATGTTGAGACAAAAGACCAGCTCCTCGCAAAATTCATCAAACTCACGCAACAAAAGGCGGCTTAA